From one Drosophila subpulchrella strain 33 F10 #4 breed RU33 chromosome 3L, RU_Dsub_v1.1 Primary Assembly, whole genome shotgun sequence genomic stretch:
- the LOC119554663 gene encoding sodium channel protein Nach: MSRIVTAFNRTVVEYFRETSLNGFGLLYFIRKRRVQRIFWFLFISVGVCFAGFIVFLIILDYLTYSTIAELSELKVLEEEMNYPELQVCSGYRFSRRKMLSYAHDLVYSHNNKSQDFWLKELSLLTGYFDPLSVKPDEVFHINSLLQKENISSLILGLTPACESLILKCKINRMAVKCSELFILKAYSQGNCCVLNKDNLTGELSLFLDSSQEDAYPLMENFPGFSLHVPSWLGRLSVNPGEKAAIQIEVMELQGNAQLKEYAIEERGCYFPQEGESREKCLDECRIKATLINCQCVPYPFELSKENFKHCTLENITCLQSVEENWSPAQCPQCLPLCNQLFYRLNKQVLGYLHPWRSELNFKFKTPHRQLYTTNILNHWYQMLSNIGGVLGVCIGCSFISGFELIYFMVFRLWSNYLRQPEM; this comes from the exons ATGTCTCGAATAGTGACAGCTTTCAATAGAACAGTGGTGGAATATTTTCGAGAAACAAGTCTCAATGGTTTCGGCCTGCTTTACTTTATAAGAAAACGCAGAGTGCAGAGAATCTTCtggtttttgtttattagcGTTGGCGTATGCTTTGCTGGCTTTATAGTGTTTTTAATAATTCTGGATTATCTCACCTACTCAACTATAGCAGAACTCTCGGAATTAAAGGTTTTAGAAGAGGAAATGAACTATCCCGAGCTACAAGTATGTAGTGGCTATAGATTTAGTCGCAGGAAAATGCTCAGCTATGCACATGATTTAGTTTATTCTCATAATAACAAATCACAGGATTTTTGGCTGAAGGAATTGTCGTTGCTCACGGGATATTTTGATCCTTTATCGGTGAAACCAGATGAGGTGTTCCACATAAATTCCTTATTGCAAAAAGAGAATATTAGTTCACTTATATTAGGTTTAACTCCTGCCTGTGAATCTCTAATACTTAAATGTAAAATTAATCGTATGGCTGTCAAGTGTTCAGAGTTATTTATACTAAAAGCCTATAGTCAAGGAAATTGttgtgttttaaataaagataatCTCACAGGAGAACTCTCACTTTTTCTGGACTCCTCACAAGAAGATGCATAtcctttaatggaaaattttcCAGGCTTTAGTTTACACGTTCCAAGTTGGCTGGGTAGACTTAGCGTTAACCCTGGTGAAAAAGCAGCTATACAAATAGAAGTTATGGAGCTTCAGGGAAATGCTCAATTAAAAGAGTATGCCATAGAAGAGCGAGGTTGTTATTTTCCCCAAGAGGGTGAAAGTAGGGAAAAGTGCCTGGATGAGTGTAGAATAAAAGCCACGCTAATTAATTGCCAGTGTGTGCCATATCCATTTGAGTTAAGTAAGGAAAACTTTAAGCATTGCACTTTGGAGAATATAACTTGTTTGCAGTCGGTAGAGG AGAACTGGTCACCAGCTCAGTGTCCCCAATGTCTGCCGCTCTGCAATCAATTGTTCTATAGATTAAACAAACAAGTCCTGGGGTATTTGCATCCTTGGAGAAGCgaattgaatttcaaatttaaaacacCACATCGACAGCTGTACACAACAAATATACTCAACCATTGGTATCAGATGTTGT CAAACATTGGAGGCGTTCTGGGCGTTTGTATTGGCTGCTCTTTCATCAGTGGCTTCGAGTTGATCTACTTCATGGTCTTTCGTTTATGGTCAAACTATCTTCGGCAGCCCGAGATGTAA